One window of the Paenibacillus beijingensis genome contains the following:
- a CDS encoding FAD-binding oxidoreductase — translation MKKGIAIMLLAALCLLQYILHSTPDQDPFLITDYSRLHPVKVEKIVRGREEKQLIALLHEAKARKLTVSIAGQRHSQGGHTYYKDGIVVDMTSFNKILSVDPAARKVRVQAGATWKDVQDAVNPYGLSVKTMQSQNIFTVGGSISINAHGRDIRNGSLIKSVESFRLLTADGQIRQVSRTENADLFPLALGGYGLFGIILDVTLTLTEDEVYRVLTEETDVHSYADYFQKSIQGDPDIHLHIARISVAPDGYLSDMYAINYRVDQTITLNEHNQLKTREEWVIPTKLIFNLNRSFEWGKKVLWSMQKAYFAKQQNAVLSRNNAMRSESKFMEYHEAGKNDLLQEYFIPIREFSGFVEDLKTVLTQEHLNLLNITVRYVNRDQEAKLSYARDDMFALVCLFNVPLSDAKQATTRRGIQRIIDEVIRHQGTYYLPYVGYPTLEQFRAAYPENKAFFAKKDEYDPDHLFMNHFFEQYRGDET, via the coding sequence ATGAAAAAGGGAATCGCCATCATGCTGCTCGCCGCTTTGTGCCTGTTGCAATATATACTGCATTCTACCCCCGACCAGGATCCTTTTCTAATCACGGATTACAGCCGGCTCCATCCGGTTAAGGTAGAGAAAATCGTCAGGGGCAGGGAAGAGAAGCAGCTGATTGCTCTGCTGCATGAAGCAAAGGCAAGGAAATTGACCGTCTCGATCGCAGGACAGCGGCACAGCCAAGGCGGCCATACTTACTATAAAGACGGCATTGTCGTCGACATGACTTCTTTTAATAAAATTTTGTCCGTCGACCCGGCAGCGAGAAAGGTACGAGTGCAGGCAGGGGCGACCTGGAAGGATGTTCAGGATGCCGTTAACCCGTACGGCTTATCCGTGAAAACGATGCAATCGCAAAACATTTTCACTGTAGGCGGCTCCATCAGCATTAACGCTCACGGTCGGGATATCCGCAACGGTTCGTTGATCAAAAGCGTCGAGTCGTTCCGGCTGCTTACCGCAGACGGCCAAATTCGACAGGTCAGCCGTACCGAAAATGCCGATTTATTCCCGCTGGCATTGGGCGGATACGGGCTGTTCGGAATCATTTTGGATGTCACGCTGACTTTGACGGAAGACGAGGTTTATCGGGTATTGACAGAAGAAACGGATGTCCATTCATATGCGGACTACTTCCAAAAGTCTATTCAGGGCGACCCGGATATCCATCTTCACATTGCCCGTATTTCCGTAGCGCCCGACGGTTATCTCTCCGATATGTATGCCATCAACTACCGCGTCGACCAAACCATCACGCTTAACGAACATAATCAGTTAAAGACGCGGGAGGAATGGGTAATCCCGACTAAGCTTATCTTTAACTTGAACCGTTCGTTCGAATGGGGCAAAAAAGTGCTGTGGTCGATGCAAAAAGCATACTTCGCCAAGCAGCAGAATGCCGTATTAAGCCGCAACAATGCGATGCGCTCGGAGTCGAAGTTCATGGAGTATCATGAAGCGGGGAAAAACGACTTGCTGCAGGAATATTTTATCCCGATTCGGGAATTCTCCGGTTTTGTCGAAGATCTGAAGACGGTGCTGACTCAAGAGCATTTGAATCTGCTGAACATTACGGTCCGGTATGTCAACCGCGATCAGGAAGCGAAGCTGTCGTATGCAAGAGATGATATGTTCGCGCTTGTATGTCTTTTTAACGTTCCGCTTTCGGATGCGAAACAGGCCACGACCCGGCGAGGGATACAGCGAATTATTGATGAAGTTATCCGTCATCAAGGCACGTATTATTTGCCTTACGTCGGCTATCCGACTTTGGAGCAGTTTCGGGCAGCGTATCCGGAGAACAAAGCTTTCTTCGCAAAAAAGGACGAATACGATCCGGATCATCTTTTTATGAACCATTTCTTTGAACAGTATAGAGGGGACGAAACGTAG
- a CDS encoding CPBP family intramembrane glutamic endopeptidase — protein MFPSIKSFQKHALGIPFIAIVILIQVIPSLLAVLLGIFILLLFLNKSFRTHNIYITCMMYINGFWISDYLSSVVLDSALSTEWRVILSRMSLIGFILPFFIMNKLNRTEINYLSVGSFRNTIYFPFIWKGLFKDPIWRFLIISSSIIIISFSFVIDFNQPDLILLLMCAVMFSVVNSILEEILWRGYILSRIVSHFGEKYGLIITSVGFGFYHYSLGIPWLVCALFSIFGMIMGGVAIRAQGLLPTIMMHFLMNIMFVLIGIIF, from the coding sequence TTGTTTCCTTCAATTAAATCTTTTCAAAAACACGCATTAGGTATTCCTTTTATTGCAATTGTTATATTAATTCAAGTTATTCCATCGCTTCTTGCTGTTCTATTAGGTATATTTATTTTGCTCCTTTTTTTGAATAAATCATTCCGAACTCATAATATTTATATCACATGTATGATGTACATAAATGGATTTTGGATTTCAGATTATTTAAGTTCGGTAGTTTTAGATTCTGCCTTGTCCACAGAGTGGAGAGTGATTTTATCAAGAATGAGTCTTATTGGATTTATCCTGCCATTCTTCATCATGAATAAATTGAATAGAACCGAAATTAATTATCTGTCGGTTGGGTCGTTTCGTAACACGATTTACTTTCCTTTCATTTGGAAGGGGTTGTTCAAGGATCCGATTTGGAGATTTCTCATTATTTCTTCAAGTATTATTATAATTTCATTTAGTTTTGTCATTGATTTTAATCAACCGGACCTTATTTTATTGCTCATGTGTGCAGTAATGTTTTCAGTAGTCAATTCCATATTGGAAGAAATATTATGGAGAGGGTATATACTTAGTAGAATTGTAAGCCATTTTGGTGAGAAATATGGACTTATTATTACGAGTGTAGGATTTGGTTTTTATCATTACTCATTAGGAATTCCTTGGTTAGTCTGTGCGCTTTTTTCAATTTTCGGCATGATTATGGGTGGAGTTGCGATAAGGGCTCAAGGTTTATTGCCTACAATTATGATGCATTTCTTGATGAATATCATGTTTGTATTAATTGGCATTATTTTTTAG
- a CDS encoding stalk domain-containing protein yields the protein MKKYWKNTSMLILAGLLTFGGIGEGSASALNQPKPVSILLDDVPLPFDSEPRIEKGVTLVPFRAIAEALGINVTWNAANQTMRALGTDGSGHKIDVELRIGSKTAVVNGRKAALSGPPIFQGGRVLIPLAFFGKQFGAKVSWDGLNRTVVIASPLKKIELLAFYALSSFDQRSLIPQFNEVAFGWSRINDDGVWTTSGKEYKWPQPAGEITPESIVQNTAIGNTSPYLMVYSGDSKRELTKMLSDTSLRNASITSIVNTVQEKGFQGVVIDYEGLGWKEGAEEQKKLLNGYVKLLNDQLPKGVQLSIAVPPPNGAYKGYDYTSLSRIADKLILMAYEYVPDGPEPNDKVDEAVRMMLGLGVPKSKLILGVSVHSETENTITAKIGLAKRYGLKGVAFWRLGLLTAAEQKAISDSVVKLN from the coding sequence ATGAAAAAGTATTGGAAGAACACAAGTATGCTCATATTAGCCGGTCTTTTGACATTTGGTGGAATAGGGGAAGGGAGCGCTAGTGCGTTAAATCAGCCGAAACCGGTATCAATCCTGCTTGACGACGTACCTCTTCCATTTGACAGCGAGCCGAGAATTGAGAAAGGTGTTACTTTGGTTCCGTTTCGGGCCATAGCTGAAGCGCTGGGCATCAATGTGACATGGAACGCCGCAAATCAAACCATGCGTGCGTTAGGAACGGATGGAAGCGGTCATAAGATTGATGTGGAGTTAAGGATCGGCAGCAAAACCGCAGTCGTAAACGGCCGGAAAGCAGCGCTAAGCGGACCGCCTATTTTTCAAGGAGGAAGAGTTCTTATCCCGCTCGCATTCTTCGGAAAGCAATTCGGCGCAAAGGTGAGCTGGGACGGATTGAACCGTACCGTTGTCATTGCGTCGCCGCTGAAGAAGATAGAGCTGCTCGCTTTTTATGCGCTTTCTTCTTTCGATCAACGTTCTTTGATCCCTCAGTTCAATGAAGTCGCTTTCGGTTGGAGCCGCATCAATGATGACGGAGTATGGACGACAAGCGGGAAAGAATACAAATGGCCGCAGCCGGCGGGAGAAATTACTCCAGAATCCATAGTGCAGAATACGGCGATAGGGAACACCTCTCCATATTTAATGGTCTATTCCGGCGACAGCAAACGTGAATTGACGAAGATGCTCAGCGACACGTCCTTGCGCAACGCATCGATAACTTCGATCGTTAATACCGTTCAAGAAAAAGGGTTTCAAGGTGTCGTCATTGACTACGAGGGACTTGGTTGGAAGGAAGGGGCAGAAGAGCAAAAAAAATTGCTGAACGGCTATGTTAAGCTGCTTAACGACCAGCTGCCGAAAGGCGTCCAGTTATCAATTGCCGTTCCGCCTCCGAATGGGGCTTATAAGGGCTACGACTACACTTCGCTTTCGCGTATTGCCGACAAACTTATTCTTATGGCTTACGAGTATGTGCCGGACGGCCCCGAGCCGAACGATAAAGTCGATGAGGCCGTTCGGATGATGCTTGGTCTGGGTGTCCCTAAAAGTAAACTTATACTTGGTGTCTCTGTACATAGCGAGACGGAAAATACGATCACCGCGAAGATCGGTTTAGCGAAACGTTACGGTTTAAAAGGCGTCGCCTTCTGGCGTCTTGGGCTGTTAACGGCTGCTGAACAAAAAGCAATCTCGGACAGCGTTGTTAAATTAAATTGA
- a CDS encoding RNA-guided endonuclease InsQ/TnpB family protein, whose product MLFRGSTGTKQIRKTRLWISRKPKGSRNRHTAKQRVAKTHQKVARQRVARQRKDFLHKQSYRMVRDHDLIAVENLKVRNRVRNRRLAKSISSAGWRRFMTYLGYKAEKQGKRFVQVPAHGTSQTCLCGADVSKSLAVRIHECRTCGLIQDRDIVSAKLILQRALEMSA is encoded by the coding sequence GTGTTGTTTCGCGGGAGTACCGGCACAAAGCAAATAAGAAAAACCCGGCTTTGGATTTCCCGTAAACCAAAAGGTTCGAGAAATCGGCACACGGCCAAACAAAGGGTAGCCAAAACCCATCAAAAAGTAGCGAGGCAACGAGTAGCGAGGCAACGAAAAGATTTTCTACATAAGCAGTCATACCGCATGGTTCGCGACCATGATCTGATCGCGGTGGAAAACCTGAAAGTCAGAAATAGGGTACGAAATCGCCGTCTGGCCAAAAGTATCTCCTCTGCCGGATGGAGACGGTTCATGACGTACTTAGGTTATAAAGCCGAAAAACAGGGAAAGCGATTCGTCCAAGTGCCCGCCCACGGCACATCGCAGACCTGCCTATGCGGCGCAGATGTTTCGAAATCACTAGCGGTCCGCATCCATGAATGCCGCACATGTGGACTTATTCAAGACCGGGACATCGTCTCGGCCAAGCTCATTTTGCAGAGGGCCTTGGAAATGTCAGCTTGA
- a CDS encoding multicopper oxidase family protein: protein MTKKKSSKRLFKFGVPLLFLLLIGITISVYFWQIRLQKPQEINMADHLHSSGAVSATGMHDHSATAVPCEAIVAGETSGPVRQFDLTAARTVLQLDNGKTADAWTFNGSSPGPELRVKEGDRVVVMLRNKDIEDGVTIHWHGINVPCSQDGIAGVTQNAVQPGEQFTYTFVASAPGTYWYHSHQMSSIQAKKGLLGTIIVEPKEPSAQLSSVKDVSALYQQLGSTFLLNGSTKGLNVQGDAGDQVRLRLTNGGNETINFSVDGAPFQVFAMDGHDVHEPGLLDGVLIPIGAGQRYDLLIRLPESGKVVVRNQSAKSLPITLGSGSDPEPSNGGEMFSFVDYGTPMQDDPLRKLKPDRSFELKLGQSLFVNTINGRSFHEIPSMTVKEGESVLITLVNEGGGDHPFHFHGHTFRVLSKNGIPLKGSPVYLDTLLTKKDEIYEVYLEANNPGLWMAHCHNLGHASMGMSMMLNYEGITTPFRVGTKSGNLPDL from the coding sequence ATGACCAAGAAGAAAAGTTCTAAACGTCTGTTCAAATTCGGCGTTCCATTGCTGTTCTTACTTCTGATCGGCATCACGATTAGCGTTTATTTCTGGCAAATACGGCTTCAGAAACCGCAAGAGATCAATATGGCCGACCATCTGCATAGCTCAGGCGCTGTCTCAGCAACGGGAATGCATGATCACTCCGCGACAGCTGTTCCCTGCGAGGCGATCGTAGCCGGGGAGACTTCGGGGCCGGTCCGCCAGTTCGATCTGACGGCCGCACGCACCGTTCTGCAGCTGGACAACGGCAAGACGGCCGATGCGTGGACTTTCAACGGCTCTTCACCGGGTCCGGAGCTTCGCGTCAAGGAAGGCGATCGAGTCGTCGTGATGCTTCGCAACAAGGACATCGAGGACGGCGTTACGATTCATTGGCACGGGATCAATGTACCTTGTTCGCAGGATGGCATTGCGGGGGTGACGCAGAACGCCGTACAGCCCGGGGAACAGTTTACGTATACTTTTGTCGCGTCAGCTCCAGGTACTTATTGGTACCATTCTCATCAGATGAGTTCGATTCAGGCGAAAAAAGGGCTTCTCGGAACGATTATCGTCGAACCCAAGGAACCGTCCGCTCAGCTCTCTTCAGTTAAAGACGTATCCGCCCTCTATCAGCAGTTGGGTTCAACCTTTCTGTTGAATGGCAGCACCAAGGGACTGAATGTGCAGGGTGACGCTGGTGATCAAGTCAGACTTAGGCTGACAAATGGAGGCAACGAAACGATTAATTTCTCGGTCGACGGGGCTCCGTTCCAAGTTTTTGCGATGGACGGTCATGATGTGCATGAACCCGGCCTCTTGGACGGCGTTCTCATTCCGATTGGAGCCGGCCAACGCTACGATCTGCTCATCCGGCTCCCCGAATCGGGCAAAGTGGTCGTAAGAAACCAATCGGCCAAGAGCTTGCCGATTACACTCGGAAGCGGCAGCGATCCGGAACCATCGAATGGCGGAGAGATGTTCTCGTTCGTCGATTATGGCACCCCGATGCAAGACGACCCGCTACGAAAGCTCAAGCCTGACAGAAGCTTCGAGCTAAAACTCGGCCAATCTCTCTTCGTCAATACGATTAACGGCCGTTCTTTCCACGAAATACCTTCGATGACCGTGAAGGAGGGTGAGAGTGTACTCATTACTCTCGTCAATGAAGGAGGAGGCGATCATCCGTTCCACTTTCATGGCCACACCTTTCGCGTGCTCAGCAAAAACGGTATTCCGTTAAAGGGCAGCCCCGTCTATCTGGATACTCTTCTGACGAAGAAAGACGAAATCTACGAGGTGTACCTGGAGGCTAATAATCCCGGCTTATGGATGGCGCACTGCCATAATCTCGGACACGCCTCGATGGGGATGAGCATGATGTTGAACTATGAGGGAATTACGACACCGTTCCGGGTGGGAACCAAATCGGGCAACCTTCCCGATCTATGA
- a CDS encoding MFS transporter, with protein MNSIAHQIPTGQISTSLRVNPYRWWALIALALAQFLVVLDASIVNIALPSLGAELHLDTNTLSWVITAYVLPFGGLLLLGGRLSDRYGHRRLFIAGVAGFAVASAAAGFASTGTWLLTARAVQGAAAALLAPAALALVTRLFSDPRDRAKALGIWGAVAGVGSVAGVLLGGVLTSSFGWPSVFYVNVPIGLLVITVTPFLIAKDKPGERTSLDMPGAAAVTAGIATLVAALSEIERVGWTSPLTLTLVGVSTILIAAFVSIERRVTNPLMPLGVFRNKSILGGNLAMFLIGGATTGLFFALSVYMQQVLHYDAMKAGLTQLPLAGALVAIAGAAPAVIKKLGTGRTVAASLFLLAAGLIWLSFAPSDASFALHLLGPSVAIGIGLGGAFVAGTELAVHGVADSEAGMAAALSIRASKSEEQSGLPYYPPYHQPEQKIYWVKE; from the coding sequence ATGAATTCCATCGCACATCAGATACCGACGGGTCAGATATCGACGTCATTGCGCGTTAATCCATATCGCTGGTGGGCGCTCATCGCACTTGCGCTGGCCCAATTCCTCGTCGTTCTGGATGCCTCCATCGTCAACATCGCGCTTCCATCCCTGGGAGCGGAACTTCATCTGGATACGAATACGCTCAGTTGGGTGATAACGGCTTACGTGCTTCCTTTCGGAGGGCTGCTGCTCCTCGGCGGGAGACTGTCCGACCGGTACGGACATCGACGGTTGTTCATTGCCGGGGTCGCCGGATTCGCTGTCGCTTCGGCGGCAGCAGGATTCGCGAGTACGGGAACGTGGCTATTGACGGCTAGAGCGGTACAAGGCGCCGCGGCCGCGCTACTCGCTCCGGCGGCTCTTGCTCTGGTCACAAGGCTGTTCTCGGATCCGCGCGACCGGGCAAAGGCGCTTGGCATCTGGGGTGCGGTCGCCGGCGTAGGGAGCGTCGCGGGCGTTCTGCTCGGAGGAGTGTTAACTTCTTCCTTCGGATGGCCGTCGGTGTTCTATGTGAATGTTCCCATAGGCTTATTGGTTATTACGGTGACTCCGTTTCTTATCGCCAAAGATAAGCCGGGCGAACGAACAAGTCTGGATATGCCTGGAGCAGCCGCAGTTACGGCCGGCATTGCGACGCTAGTGGCCGCGCTCTCCGAAATCGAACGAGTCGGATGGACATCTCCGCTGACGTTGACGCTTGTCGGCGTCTCCACCATACTGATCGCCGCGTTCGTCTCCATCGAACGACGCGTCACAAATCCTCTTATGCCGCTGGGCGTATTTCGCAACAAGTCGATCTTAGGAGGCAATCTGGCGATGTTTCTCATCGGGGGAGCGACCACAGGTCTGTTCTTCGCGCTTTCGGTCTATATGCAGCAGGTGCTTCACTATGACGCCATGAAGGCGGGGCTTACCCAGCTTCCATTGGCTGGAGCGCTTGTCGCGATAGCGGGAGCGGCGCCGGCGGTAATCAAGAAACTCGGAACAGGGCGGACAGTTGCCGCTTCGTTATTCTTGTTAGCCGCAGGGTTGATCTGGCTGTCTTTTGCTCCGAGCGATGCATCTTTTGCCTTACATCTGCTTGGACCCAGTGTCGCAATTGGAATCGGATTGGGAGGGGCTTTCGTCGCCGGGACGGAATTGGCGGTCCATGGAGTGGCTGACAGCGAAGCGGGGATGGCAGCGGCCTTGTCAATACGAGCCAGCAAATCGGAGGAGCAATCGGGCTTGCCGTATTATCCACCTTATCATCAACCCGAACAAAAAATTTATTGGGTGAAGGAATGA
- a CDS encoding NAD-dependent epimerase/dehydratase family protein, translated as MKKAIVVGATGGTGASVTEELVKRGIQTVAFGRSREKLEKLRASLDNPEHLSIAVGDAFRPDDIVLASVGADVLFHCANVPYHEMVNKLIPLGESVMEAAQRLSLKVVVIDGIYPYGRRQMERVTEDHPKEPHTRKGKTRLAYEKMLFDNRWNRAKVMIVRLPDYFGPTANEASYLGSTLEAIAAGKMAFFIGNMRVPREFVYLPDAAFMIAELAGRDEAYGENWHIPGAGLISGKEIVRIARQASGSTKPVIPLGRGGLSLLGMAVPVMKEVVEMLYLTEEPLVLSGDKYERLIGPVRATAFEEGLTVTVRALQRKKDSLLVVNSN; from the coding sequence CGGCGCTTCGGTTACGGAGGAGCTAGTCAAGCGGGGGATTCAAACGGTGGCTTTCGGGCGATCGCGCGAGAAGCTGGAGAAGCTTAGAGCTAGTCTGGATAATCCGGAGCATTTATCGATTGCAGTAGGTGACGCTTTTCGTCCGGATGACATCGTCTTGGCTTCGGTAGGCGCTGACGTCTTGTTCCACTGCGCGAACGTGCCGTATCACGAAATGGTGAATAAGCTAATTCCTTTGGGCGAATCGGTGATGGAAGCCGCCCAGCGTCTGAGCTTGAAGGTGGTTGTGATCGACGGCATCTATCCCTATGGAAGAAGACAGATGGAGCGGGTAACCGAAGACCATCCGAAGGAGCCGCATACACGGAAGGGCAAGACGAGGCTCGCTTACGAGAAAATGCTGTTCGACAACCGGTGGAACCGGGCCAAGGTTATGATCGTCCGCTTGCCGGATTATTTCGGCCCAACGGCGAATGAAGCTTCTTATCTGGGCTCTACGCTTGAAGCGATTGCGGCCGGGAAAATGGCTTTTTTCATTGGCAATATGCGAGTCCCCCGGGAATTCGTCTACTTGCCGGATGCGGCGTTCATGATTGCGGAGCTCGCTGGCCGGGACGAGGCATATGGAGAGAACTGGCATATTCCGGGCGCAGGCTTAATCTCGGGCAAGGAGATCGTACGAATAGCCCGGCAAGCAAGCGGAAGCACCAAACCGGTCATTCCGCTCGGAAGAGGCGGGTTATCTTTGCTCGGCATGGCCGTGCCGGTCATGAAGGAGGTCGTAGAGATGCTCTATTTAACCGAAGAGCCGCTTGTATTGAGCGGGGACAAATACGAGCGCTTGATCGGACCGGTACGGGCGACGGCATTTGAAGAAGGATTAACCGTTACGGTTCGCGCGCTGCAAAGAAAAAAGGACTCTCTTTTAGTGGTTAATAGTAATTGA